One stretch of Thermus filiformis DNA includes these proteins:
- a CDS encoding gamma-glutamyl-gamma-aminobutyrate hydrolase family protein codes for MLIGVATQFTGEVWGLRAPYLEALTQAGVSFVLLPPQDPERLERILPHLDGLLLPGGVDLDPALYGEEPHPALGEVHPERDGLEVFLARYVAEKGLPTLGVCRGIQAMNVALGGSLHQDLASAGFTQVQHYQKGRGLGHSVTQVAPSPLDRLFPKTFRVNSYHHQGLKRLAPGLRPVALAPDGLVEAVLLEGHPLFLGVQWHPELLREHWGLFRLYSQV; via the coding sequence GTGCTCATAGGCGTCGCCACCCAGTTTACCGGGGAGGTCTGGGGCCTCAGGGCCCCCTACCTCGAGGCCCTAACCCAAGCGGGCGTCTCCTTCGTCCTCCTCCCGCCCCAGGACCCAGAGCGGCTGGAGAGGATCCTTCCCCATCTGGACGGCCTCCTCCTGCCGGGAGGGGTGGACCTGGACCCGGCCCTTTACGGGGAGGAGCCCCACCCGGCCCTCGGGGAGGTCCACCCGGAGCGGGACGGCCTGGAGGTCTTCCTGGCCCGCTACGTGGCGGAAAAGGGCCTGCCCACCCTGGGCGTCTGCCGGGGGATCCAGGCGATGAACGTGGCCCTAGGAGGAAGCCTCCACCAGGACCTGGCCTCGGCCGGCTTCACCCAGGTCCAGCACTACCAGAAGGGGCGGGGCCTGGGCCACTCGGTCACCCAGGTGGCCCCAAGCCCCCTGGACCGCCTCTTCCCCAAGACCTTCCGGGTCAACTCCTACCACCACCAGGGGCTGAAGCGCCTGGCCCCGGGGCTTAGGCCCGTGGCCCTGGCCCCGGACGGGCTGGTGGAGGCGGTCCTCCTGGAGGGCCACCCCCTCTTCCTGGGGGTTCAGTGGCACCCGGAGCTTTTGCGGGAGCACTGGGGCCTCTTCCGGCTCTACAGCCAGGTCTGA
- a CDS encoding dipeptidase, which translates to MRVDAHLDLAYNALDLGRDLTLPLEALREAAQTPDTPLVSLPSLREGGFGLVFATVFVDPKRHAERLYPEALRQLALYREWEERGLVRLVRSRRDLETHLRAYPEDGVLGLLLLLEGAHVLPEPEALDELHALGVRMVGLTWATANAYAGGNAEPAPLTPLGEALLRRMEALGVALDVSHLSDAAFFPALSHFRGPVAATHANARALTPTPRHLSDEMLLALKAREGVVGLVPFNTFLDPAWTRGMPRLPLNALFAHKTYLEARLGRERVGLGSDWDGGFGLEYVPMGLEAHRDLERLGDEGFLGGNWLRWLQTWL; encoded by the coding sequence ATGCGGGTGGACGCGCACCTGGACCTGGCCTATAACGCCTTGGACCTGGGCCGGGACCTCACCCTTCCCCTCGAGGCCCTGAGGGAGGCCGCTCAAACCCCAGACACCCCCCTGGTGAGCCTCCCCTCCCTGAGGGAAGGGGGGTTCGGCCTAGTCTTCGCCACCGTGTTCGTGGACCCCAAACGGCATGCGGAAAGGCTCTACCCGGAGGCCCTGCGCCAGCTGGCCCTCTACCGGGAGTGGGAGGAACGGGGCCTGGTCCGGCTGGTGCGCTCCCGCCGCGACCTGGAGACCCACCTTCGGGCCTACCCCGAGGACGGCGTGCTGGGCCTCCTTCTCCTCCTGGAGGGGGCCCACGTCCTGCCCGAGCCTGAGGCCCTGGACGAGCTTCACGCCCTGGGGGTGAGGATGGTGGGCCTGACCTGGGCCACGGCAAACGCCTACGCGGGGGGAAACGCCGAGCCCGCCCCCCTCACCCCCCTGGGCGAGGCCCTCCTCCGGAGGATGGAGGCCCTGGGGGTGGCCCTGGACGTCTCCCACCTTTCCGATGCCGCCTTCTTTCCCGCCCTCTCCCACTTCCGAGGACCGGTGGCGGCCACGCACGCCAACGCCCGGGCCCTCACCCCCACCCCCCGCCACCTCTCGGACGAGATGCTCCTGGCCCTTAAGGCGCGGGAGGGGGTAGTGGGCCTGGTGCCCTTCAACACCTTCTTGGACCCGGCCTGGACGCGGGGGATGCCCCGGCTTCCCCTGAACGCCCTTTTCGCCCACAAGACCTACCTCGAGGCCCGCCTGGGCCGGGAGCGGGTGGGGCTGGGGAGCGACTGGGACGGGGGGTTCGGCCTGGAGTACGTCCCCATGGGCCTGGAGGCCCACCGGGACCTCGAGCGCCTGGGGGACGAGGGGTTTTTGGGCGGGAACTGGCTCCGCTGGCTTCAGACCTGGCTGTAG
- a CDS encoding AfsR/SARP family transcriptional regulator codes for MSAETFPLRLELLGMGRLVGPDSLSVPLERKGAALLAYLALEGPTPRSLLAGLLWPEVGEEGARNNLRQRLYRLRRLGVGLAVVQREFLALDDRLEVDLKQFVEEVGRGKYEEALSRKGVLLAYEYDDLPEFGEWLLRARGRLERLRHQARLGAMIRLERAGQYAGALALAEAWVEEDPLSEEAHRQVMRLCYLLGDRARALAAYHRCQEILRRELGLSPFPATVALARAIDKGLLEGDARRLGIFFWVFPRP; via the coding sequence GTGTCCGCTGAGACCTTTCCCCTCCGCCTCGAGCTCCTAGGAATGGGTCGGCTCGTGGGGCCGGATTCCCTGAGCGTCCCTTTGGAGCGCAAGGGGGCAGCCCTACTCGCCTACCTAGCCCTGGAGGGCCCCACCCCCCGCTCCCTCCTGGCCGGCCTGCTCTGGCCGGAGGTGGGGGAGGAGGGGGCGCGGAACAACCTTCGCCAGCGGCTTTACCGCCTGAGGCGCCTGGGAGTGGGGTTGGCGGTCGTTCAGAGGGAATTCCTGGCCCTGGACGACCGGCTGGAAGTAGACCTGAAGCAGTTCGTGGAAGAGGTGGGCCGGGGGAAGTACGAGGAAGCCTTAAGCCGCAAAGGGGTCCTCCTTGCCTACGAGTACGACGATCTGCCGGAGTTCGGCGAGTGGCTCCTCCGGGCTCGAGGCCGGCTGGAGCGCCTGCGCCACCAGGCCCGGCTCGGGGCGATGATCCGCCTGGAGCGGGCGGGGCAGTACGCGGGGGCCCTGGCCCTAGCCGAGGCCTGGGTGGAGGAGGACCCCCTTTCCGAGGAGGCCCACCGCCAGGTCATGCGCCTCTGCTACCTCCTGGGGGACCGGGCCCGGGCCCTGGCCGCCTACCACCGGTGCCAGGAGATTCTGAGGCGGGAGCTGGGCCTTTCCCCCTTTCCGGCCACCGTGGCCCTGGCCCGGGCCATTGACAAAGGGCTCCTCGAGGGGGACGCAAGGCGGCTGGGCATTTTCTTTTGGGTCTTTCCCCGTCCATGA
- a CDS encoding APC family permease, translating to MKPALRAARPEPQHPWWQVMCLTGVDYFSTLGYQPGIAFLAAGLLSPLATLALVAFTFLGALPVYWKVAEKSPNGEGSLALLTQLYRGWRGKLITLVVLGFMATDFIITITLSAADAATHLVENPLVPPWMDHRLAVTLGLVLLLGFVFYLGFREAIAVAVPLVFSYLALNAVVVAATLPYTGGFPRLEAWWDAVQKLYLTPQSLALAVLIAFPKLALGLSGFETGVAVMPLVRGCPEDSPEKPLCRIANTRKLLLTAAMLMGALLLASAWVTTVLIPKEAFAEGGPANGRALAYLAHQYLGEGFGTLYDLVTILMLWFAGASAMAGLLTIVPRYLPRYGMAPEWARATRPLVLFFTLVSVAVTAVFKADVNAQAAAYATGVLVVMTSAAYAIYLTSRPAERPFYGTVLLVFLYTLVANVLERPDGVKIAAFFIALTLLVSFTSRALRAFELRVDRVVFDPLAQAFLEGMRSQVAAQGERPEAPVRLIAHHRRWGTFAEYLEKEKRIRDLFRFPSQDPFFFLEVGVLDPSEFSRELRVRGVELGAYRILRTEGASVPNALAALLLHIRDETGKPPRIYFEWPEASPFQAAVDFLLFGEGDVPTLTREILRRAEPDPARRPLVYVGGP from the coding sequence ATGAAACCTGCCCTGCGCGCCGCGCGGCCTGAGCCCCAGCACCCCTGGTGGCAGGTCATGTGCCTCACCGGGGTGGACTACTTCTCCACCCTGGGCTACCAGCCGGGCATCGCTTTTTTGGCGGCAGGCCTCCTCTCCCCCCTGGCCACGCTGGCCCTGGTGGCCTTCACCTTTTTGGGCGCCCTCCCCGTCTACTGGAAGGTGGCGGAGAAAAGCCCGAACGGGGAGGGGTCTTTAGCCCTACTCACCCAGCTGTACCGGGGCTGGAGGGGGAAGCTCATCACCCTGGTGGTGCTCGGCTTTATGGCCACCGACTTCATCATCACCATCACCCTGTCGGCGGCGGACGCGGCCACGCACCTGGTGGAAAACCCCCTGGTGCCCCCTTGGATGGACCATCGCCTGGCCGTCACCCTGGGCCTGGTGCTGCTGTTGGGCTTCGTCTTTTACCTGGGCTTCCGAGAAGCCATCGCGGTGGCCGTTCCCCTGGTCTTCTCCTACCTGGCCTTAAACGCAGTTGTGGTGGCCGCCACCCTCCCCTACACCGGAGGCTTTCCCCGCCTCGAGGCGTGGTGGGACGCCGTCCAGAAGCTCTACCTGACCCCACAGAGCCTTGCCCTGGCGGTCCTCATCGCCTTCCCCAAGCTGGCCTTAGGGCTGAGCGGCTTTGAAACCGGGGTGGCGGTGATGCCCCTGGTCCGGGGCTGCCCCGAGGACTCCCCGGAGAAGCCCCTCTGCCGGATCGCCAACACCCGGAAGCTTCTCCTGACCGCCGCTATGCTCATGGGGGCCCTTCTCCTTGCCAGCGCCTGGGTGACCACCGTCCTGATTCCCAAGGAGGCTTTTGCGGAAGGGGGTCCGGCCAACGGGCGGGCCCTGGCCTACCTGGCCCACCAGTACCTTGGGGAGGGGTTCGGCACCCTCTACGACCTGGTGACCATTCTCATGCTCTGGTTCGCGGGGGCGAGCGCCATGGCTGGCCTCCTCACCATCGTGCCCCGGTACCTGCCCCGCTACGGCATGGCCCCGGAGTGGGCGAGGGCCACCCGCCCCCTGGTCCTCTTCTTCACCCTGGTTTCCGTGGCGGTCACGGCGGTGTTCAAGGCCGACGTCAACGCCCAGGCCGCGGCGTACGCCACGGGCGTCCTGGTGGTCATGACCTCGGCCGCCTACGCCATTTACCTCACCTCGAGGCCCGCAGAGAGGCCCTTTTACGGGACCGTTCTTCTCGTATTCCTCTACACCCTGGTGGCCAACGTCCTCGAGCGGCCGGACGGGGTGAAGATCGCCGCCTTCTTCATCGCCCTGACCCTGCTCGTCTCCTTCACCTCGCGCGCCTTACGGGCGTTTGAGCTCCGGGTGGACCGGGTGGTGTTTGACCCCCTGGCCCAGGCCTTCCTGGAGGGGATGCGGTCGCAGGTCGCCGCTCAAGGGGAACGCCCGGAAGCCCCCGTTCGCCTTATCGCCCACCACCGCCGGTGGGGCACCTTCGCCGAGTACCTGGAGAAGGAAAAGCGAATCCGGGACCTCTTCCGCTTTCCATCCCAGGACCCCTTTTTCTTCCTGGAGGTGGGGGTCCTGGACCCCTCGGAGTTCAGCCGGGAGCTGAGGGTAAGGGGGGTGGAGCTGGGGGCTTACCGTATTCTTCGCACCGAGGGGGCAAGCGTCCCCAACGCCCTGGCCGCCCTCCTCCTCCACATCCGGGACGAGACCGGGAAGCCCCCCCGGATCTACTTTGAGTGGCCGGAGGCCTCCCCCTTCCAAGCGGCGGTGGACTTCCTCCTCTTCGGGGAGGGGGACGTCCCCACTCTGACCCGGGAAATCCTGCGCCGGGCGGAGCCCGACCCGGCCCGCCGTCCTTTGGTCTACGTGGGAGGACCCTGA
- a CDS encoding phosphatase PAP2 family protein: MRAQSLAPLLLWLFLAGGAAAFLELAEDVYRHEGFFFDAPLLAWLYAHRTPALDRAMRLLSFSASVQVLAPLSLVLAFWLWRRKGRWAFFLLGVGGAALLNLLLKEFFARGRPHLFPPLAVEKDYSFPSGHAMGSLAFALALGLALKDLHPRLGRAVLVLGVLWSLAVGLSRLYLQVHYPSDVLAGFLAAALWVGGVYLGTRR, encoded by the coding sequence ATGCGCGCGCAGTCCCTTGCCCCGCTTCTGCTGTGGCTCTTTTTGGCCGGAGGGGCAGCGGCCTTCTTGGAACTCGCCGAGGACGTCTACCGGCACGAGGGGTTCTTCTTTGACGCCCCCCTCCTGGCCTGGCTGTACGCCCACAGGACCCCGGCGCTGGACCGGGCGATGCGCCTCTTAAGCTTCTCCGCCTCGGTCCAGGTCCTTGCCCCCCTGAGCCTGGTCCTCGCCTTCTGGCTTTGGAGACGGAAGGGGCGGTGGGCCTTCTTTCTCCTCGGCGTGGGGGGCGCCGCCCTCCTCAACCTGCTCTTGAAGGAGTTCTTCGCCCGGGGCCGCCCTCACCTTTTCCCTCCCTTGGCCGTGGAGAAGGACTATAGCTTTCCCAGCGGCCACGCCATGGGAAGCCTGGCCTTCGCCCTGGCCCTGGGGCTGGCGCTTAAGGACCTCCACCCCCGGCTCGGACGGGCGGTCTTGGTTTTAGGTGTGCTATGGAGCCTGGCGGTGGGTCTTTCCCGGCTCTACCTCCAGGTCCACTACCCCTCGGACGTACTCGCGGGCTTTCTGGCCGCGGCGCTCTGGGTGGGCGGGGTTTACCTGGGAACGCGGAGATAA
- a CDS encoding ABC transporter permease — protein sequence MRPNRFDLLVLLFFFALLALVARIGHEAAAPLPPGGEIPISLDPRHLPEYALRSTFRMFAALGLSLLFTFTYAPLAAKTRLEPVLIALLDVLQSVPILGFLAFTVTFFVGLFPGRVLGFELASVFAVFTSQAWNMAFSLYQSLKTVPRDLDEAARLFGLSPWRRFWRLEVPFALPGLVWNTMMSVSGGWFFVVASEAISVGRTEVDLPGIGSYVAKAIQEENLPAVLYALLTMLLVILLYDQLLFRPLVAWSERFKYEERPSEEARSWVLDLFRRTRLLRRASAWLAEALWEAAVRLEPLFRLEPLFRFPPLRAGRGLDYALYGGMALVLLAGGHAFYLLVLKPLGLKEVVRVLFLGLFTLARVLVLLLLAGLVWVPVGIALGLRPSLAGRLQALAQFLAAFPANLLYPFFAYLMARYALSPEVFTAPLMILGTQWYLLFNALAGGMALPGDLREAAANLGLRGLLLWRKLLLPGAFPYLVTGFITASGGTWNASIVAEVVSWGGLTFKATGLGAYIAEWTGKGSPAHVLLGILVMSLYVVALNRILWRPLYAWAAERFRLG from the coding sequence ATGCGCCCCAACCGGTTTGACCTTCTGGTCCTCCTCTTTTTCTTCGCCCTTTTAGCCCTGGTCGCCCGCATCGGGCACGAGGCCGCCGCCCCCCTTCCCCCGGGAGGGGAGATCCCCATCTCCTTGGACCCCCGCCACCTTCCCGAGTACGCCCTGAGGAGCACCTTCCGCATGTTCGCCGCCTTGGGGCTCTCCCTCCTCTTCACCTTCACCTACGCCCCCCTGGCGGCCAAGACCCGGCTGGAGCCGGTCCTGATCGCCCTTTTGGACGTCCTCCAGTCCGTGCCCATCCTGGGCTTCTTGGCCTTCACCGTCACCTTTTTCGTGGGCCTCTTCCCGGGCCGGGTCCTGGGGTTTGAGCTGGCGAGCGTCTTCGCCGTCTTCACCTCCCAGGCCTGGAACATGGCCTTCAGCCTCTACCAGTCCCTGAAGACGGTGCCCCGCGACCTGGACGAGGCGGCCCGCCTCTTCGGCCTCTCCCCCTGGCGGAGGTTCTGGCGCCTCGAGGTCCCCTTCGCCCTCCCCGGCCTGGTCTGGAACACCATGATGTCCGTCTCCGGGGGCTGGTTCTTCGTGGTGGCCTCGGAGGCCATCAGCGTGGGGCGGACGGAGGTGGACTTGCCGGGGATCGGCTCCTACGTGGCCAAGGCCATCCAGGAGGAAAACCTCCCCGCCGTCCTCTACGCCCTCCTCACCATGCTCCTGGTCATCCTCCTCTACGACCAGCTCCTCTTCCGGCCCCTGGTGGCCTGGAGCGAGCGGTTCAAGTACGAGGAGCGGCCCTCCGAGGAGGCGCGAAGCTGGGTCCTGGACCTCTTCCGCAGGACCCGCCTCCTGCGCCGGGCCTCCGCTTGGCTGGCCGAGGCCCTGTGGGAGGCGGCGGTCCGCCTCGAGCCCCTCTTCCGCCTCGAGCCCCTCTTCCGCTTCCCGCCCCTCAGGGCCGGGCGGGGCCTGGACTACGCCCTGTACGGGGGCATGGCCCTGGTCCTCCTGGCGGGGGGGCACGCCTTCTACCTTCTGGTCCTAAAGCCCCTGGGCCTGAAGGAGGTGGTCCGGGTCCTCTTCCTCGGCCTTTTCACCCTGGCCCGGGTCCTGGTCCTCCTCCTCCTGGCGGGGCTGGTCTGGGTGCCCGTGGGCATCGCCTTAGGCCTCAGGCCCTCCCTGGCGGGCCGCCTCCAAGCCCTAGCCCAGTTCCTGGCCGCCTTTCCCGCCAACCTCCTCTACCCCTTCTTCGCCTACCTCATGGCCCGCTACGCCCTCTCCCCGGAGGTCTTCACCGCCCCCCTAATGATCCTGGGCACCCAGTGGTACCTTCTCTTCAACGCCCTGGCCGGGGGGATGGCCCTGCCCGGGGACCTGCGGGAGGCGGCGGCCAACCTGGGCCTAAGGGGCCTTCTCCTCTGGCGGAAGCTCCTGCTTCCCGGGGCCTTTCCCTACCTGGTCACCGGCTTCATCACCGCGAGCGGAGGAACGTGGAACGCCTCCATTGTGGCCGAGGTGGTGAGCTGGGGCGGCCTCACCTTCAAGGCCACCGGGCTCGGGGCCTACATCGCCGAGTGGACGGGCAAGGGGAGCCCGGCCCACGTGCTTTTGGGCATTCTGGTCATGAGCCTTTACGTGGTGGCGCTGAACCGGATCCTCTGGCGGCCCCTTTACGCCTGGGCCGCGGAGCGGTTCCGCCTGGGGTAG
- a CDS encoding ABC transporter ATP-binding protein, with the protein MRILEAKNLRKAFRGPRGQSHQVLDGVSLALEEGEIVALLGRSGSGKSTLLRILAGLVPPDEGEVRYRGLPVRGPVPGVGMVFQSFALFPWLTVFENVELGLEARGVPKEERRRRVQEAIALIGLEGFESAYPKELSGGMRQRVGFARALVVEPDALFLDEAFSALDVLTAETLRNDLLDLWLEGAMPTRAILMVTHNIQEAVYLADRLLVLGSPGRILAERRVDLPHPRDPEGEAFRVLVEEVYEVLTRRPEAEARLEKVLAQRLPSASVGAMLGLLETLDRMGGRADLPELAEELSLEVDDLFPLLDALELLGFLRMAQGDVELTEHGRALARAETERRKQIFAEHLLQNVPLAEQIRRSLDLAPGHRLGEERFLELLARHFTPEEARQVLDTLIEWGRYAELFAYDDRAGVLYRD; encoded by the coding sequence ATGCGGATTCTGGAAGCGAAAAACCTCAGGAAGGCCTTCCGGGGGCCCAGGGGGCAGAGCCACCAGGTCCTGGACGGGGTGAGCCTGGCGCTGGAGGAGGGGGAGATCGTGGCCCTTCTGGGCCGGTCGGGGAGCGGGAAGAGCACGCTCTTGCGCATCCTGGCCGGCCTGGTCCCACCCGACGAGGGGGAGGTCCGCTACCGGGGCCTCCCCGTCCGGGGGCCGGTCCCGGGGGTGGGGATGGTCTTCCAGAGCTTCGCCCTCTTCCCCTGGCTCACCGTCTTTGAGAACGTGGAGCTCGGCCTCGAGGCCCGGGGCGTGCCCAAGGAGGAGCGGAGGCGGCGCGTCCAGGAGGCCATCGCCCTCATCGGCCTCGAGGGGTTTGAGTCCGCCTACCCCAAGGAGCTCTCCGGGGGGATGCGGCAGCGGGTGGGCTTTGCCCGGGCCCTGGTGGTGGAGCCGGACGCCCTCTTTTTGGACGAGGCCTTCTCCGCCCTGGACGTCCTCACCGCGGAGACCCTCCGCAACGACCTTTTGGACCTCTGGCTGGAGGGGGCGATGCCCACCCGGGCCATCCTCATGGTCACCCACAACATCCAGGAGGCCGTCTACCTGGCCGACCGCCTCCTGGTCCTGGGGAGCCCGGGCCGGATCCTGGCCGAGCGCCGCGTGGACCTGCCCCACCCTCGGGACCCGGAGGGCGAGGCCTTCCGGGTCCTGGTGGAGGAGGTCTACGAGGTCCTCACCCGCCGCCCCGAGGCAGAGGCCCGGCTGGAGAAGGTCCTGGCCCAGAGGCTTCCTTCGGCCTCGGTGGGGGCGATGCTGGGGCTTTTGGAGACCCTGGACCGGATGGGCGGGCGGGCGGACCTGCCGGAGCTCGCCGAGGAGCTCTCCCTGGAGGTGGACGACCTCTTTCCCCTCCTGGACGCCCTGGAGCTTCTGGGCTTCCTCCGGATGGCCCAGGGCGACGTGGAGCTCACCGAGCACGGCCGCGCCCTGGCCCGGGCGGAGACGGAGCGGAGGAAGCAGATCTTCGCCGAGCACCTCCTGCAAAACGTCCCCCTGGCCGAGCAGATCCGCCGCAGCCTGGACCTGGCCCCGGGCCACCGGCTGGGGGAGGAGCGCTTTTTGGAGCTCCTCGCCCGTCATTTCACCCCGGAGGAGGCCCGGCAGGTTCTGGACACCCTCATCGAGTGGGGCCGCTACGCCGAGCTCTTCGCCTACGACGACCGGGCGGGGGTGCTCTACCGGGATTGA
- a CDS encoding Nramp family divalent metal transporter translates to MRDPALTRPKPIWYYLGPAFLVSVGYMDPGNWATSLEAGSRYGLALLFVVTLSSGVAILMQALAAKLGVVTGKDLAEHLRRFRAWPFLFGVFVFAMMATDLAEFMGVAVALNLLFGLPLVLAALLTVLDVLFILWLERFGHRALEGVITLFVASVGLAYAYEVFLVHPRPSEVALRLFVPEPGGLPTHALYVALGILGATVMPHNLFLHSAQVKTRLSAQEAAPVVYRYALFDTLLALGAAWLVNAAILVVAATLFHDRGLVIADLGEAYRTLSPLLGPAAATVFALALLASGLSSSTTGTLAGQVVFEGFLGRWNAFWGRLGLRLAVMLPAVAALAFSARPMDLLVLSQVLLSLALPFAALPLVALTSSPKVMGPMANPPWLRVLAWGVALVIVGLNLWLLVSALS, encoded by the coding sequence GTGCGAGACCCTGCCCTTACGCGGCCCAAGCCCATCTGGTACTATCTGGGCCCTGCCTTTCTGGTCTCGGTGGGGTACATGGACCCCGGCAACTGGGCGACCAGCCTCGAGGCGGGAAGCCGCTACGGCCTGGCCCTCCTCTTCGTGGTCACCCTCTCCAGCGGGGTGGCCATCCTGATGCAGGCCCTGGCTGCCAAGCTGGGGGTGGTCACGGGGAAGGACCTGGCCGAGCACCTGCGGCGGTTCCGGGCCTGGCCGTTCCTCTTTGGGGTCTTCGTCTTCGCCATGATGGCCACCGACCTGGCGGAGTTCATGGGGGTGGCGGTGGCGCTCAACCTCCTTTTCGGCCTCCCCCTGGTCCTGGCCGCCCTCCTCACGGTGCTGGACGTCCTCTTCATCCTCTGGTTGGAGCGCTTCGGCCACCGGGCCCTCGAGGGCGTGATCACCCTCTTCGTGGCCAGCGTGGGCCTGGCCTACGCCTACGAGGTCTTCCTGGTCCACCCCAGGCCGAGCGAGGTGGCCCTCCGCCTCTTCGTCCCGGAGCCCGGGGGGCTTCCCACCCATGCCCTCTACGTGGCCCTGGGGATCCTGGGGGCCACGGTCATGCCCCACAACCTCTTCCTGCACTCCGCCCAGGTGAAAACGCGGCTTTCCGCTCAGGAAGCCGCTCCGGTGGTCTACCGCTACGCCCTCTTTGACACCCTCCTCGCCCTGGGGGCGGCCTGGCTGGTCAACGCGGCCATCCTGGTGGTGGCCGCCACCTTGTTCCACGACCGGGGGCTAGTCATCGCCGACCTGGGGGAGGCCTACCGCACGCTTTCCCCCCTCCTGGGGCCGGCGGCGGCCACGGTCTTCGCCCTGGCCCTTCTGGCCTCGGGCCTCTCCAGCTCCACCACGGGCACCCTGGCGGGCCAGGTGGTGTTTGAGGGCTTCCTGGGCCGGTGGAACGCCTTTTGGGGGCGGCTCGGCCTGCGGCTTGCGGTCATGCTTCCGGCGGTGGCGGCCCTGGCCTTCTCCGCGCGGCCCATGGACCTTTTGGTCCTGAGCCAGGTCCTCCTCTCCCTGGCCCTTCCCTTCGCGGCCCTGCCCCTGGTGGCCCTCACCTCGAGCCCCAAGGTGATGGGCCCCATGGCCAACCCCCCCTGGCTCCGGGTCCTGGCCTGGGGGGTGGCCCTCGTGATCGTGGGCCTCAACCTCTGGCTCCTGGTTTCGGCCCTCTCTTAA
- a CDS encoding tyrosine-type recombinase/integrase, whose product MQAAPGEGVSGNLLPKEHLQDYARYLRLEKGHTERGVRRYLQDLAYWERFLAEKGLPSSAEAVRLFLAEKGFSAKRTQGFLAAIRSYYRFLREVRGLEVEDPTEGVARPRVGRRLPLYPTPEEVGRFVQGAEGEKEEALLKALALFLYGTGLRISEALSLKMSGLLWEGERPVALRVVGKRDKERLVPLSPIAREALEAWLSVRGRGRGPVFVLLHDYPRARKGKPPSAVYVEGRFRAMALRMGLDPKRFTPHKLRHAYATALVEAGVDLTAVKDLLGHESLATTGIYVHASRERLRRAVESLPRPEG is encoded by the coding sequence ATGCAGGCTGCGCCAGGCGAGGGGGTTTCCGGCAATCTTTTGCCGAAGGAGCACCTCCAGGACTACGCCCGCTACCTCCGCCTGGAAAAGGGGCACACCGAGCGGGGGGTGCGGCGCTACCTGCAGGACCTGGCCTACTGGGAGCGGTTCCTGGCCGAGAAGGGGCTTCCCTCAAGCGCGGAAGCGGTCCGCCTCTTCCTCGCCGAGAAGGGGTTCAGCGCCAAGAGGACCCAGGGCTTCCTGGCGGCCATACGGAGCTACTACCGGTTCCTGAGGGAGGTGCGGGGCCTCGAGGTGGAGGACCCCACCGAGGGGGTGGCCCGGCCCCGGGTTGGGCGCAGGCTTCCCCTTTACCCCACCCCGGAGGAGGTGGGAAGGTTCGTCCAAGGGGCGGAAGGGGAGAAGGAGGAGGCCCTTTTGAAGGCGCTCGCCCTCTTCCTCTACGGCACGGGGCTCCGCATCTCCGAGGCCCTCTCCCTGAAGATGTCGGGCCTCCTCTGGGAGGGCGAAAGGCCGGTGGCCCTCCGGGTGGTGGGGAAGCGGGACAAGGAGCGGCTTGTGCCCCTGTCGCCCATCGCCCGGGAGGCCCTGGAGGCCTGGCTTTCGGTGCGGGGGAGGGGGCGGGGGCCGGTCTTCGTCCTCCTCCACGACTACCCCCGGGCCCGAAAGGGAAAGCCCCCGAGCGCGGTCTACGTGGAGGGCCGCTTCCGGGCCATGGCCCTGAGGATGGGTCTGGACCCCAAGCGCTTCACCCCCCACAAGCTCCGCCACGCCTACGCCACCGCTCTTGTAGAGGCGGGGGTGGACCTTACGGCGGTCAAGGACCTTCTGGGGCACGAGTCCTTGGCCACCACGGGGATCTATGTGCACGCCTCGAGGGAGCGGCTGAGGCGGGCGGTGGAGAGCCTGCCCAGGCCAGAGGGGTAG